AGTGGCAACGTTATCGGGGCCAAAgggcaagaaaccaataaaaatcgaaaGCAATAAACGcacaaaaattttcgaatcGGCCGCAACAACACAAAACACCGCCGACGACTCGGTCACAGATGCACTCCACATGTCTTGGTCCAAATACAAATATACACAGGGTTggcatataaaaaaaaaaatagaaaacataCCGGACGAGCTCGGAAAATTGCGACCGCGTCGTGTCTTCGTCCATGGCTGATTAAGGGGGCGCTCCCTCGTGCACAAACACAGGatggttaaaaattaattttaattgggaCTAATCAAAAGTGAACTGCGTCGAGTCGGCCGACGTCGTCGAATGGAAGAAGTGACCAAAACCCGCATTTACCAGACTTAGTCATTTTATTAATCATTGTGTTAAGCGGAACGAGCGAGGATCCTTCACACATTTTATGACTAAGCAGCACTCCATCCTGCCTCCAGGCGCTCTGGACGCAAACTGATAAGAAAACGAAGCAAAAGACGCGCAAAATTCATTCAATCGACCTTGACATTGAAAGGCCTAACACCAATACCTGTGCTCGCAACTGTAAcgatgaatttttgtttttgcgtGCGAAGAAAACTGAAAGTTGCTGCAATTGGGTCGTGAAGACATCGCGAGAAAAGACATAATTAGAACAATATGTTTGAATTTATGACTTTGTGTTTACACTAGAGTGATCTAACACCCACttgaaacaaattaaagaaataacaTGAGTTATATTTCCGTCGactgttgatttttttaacgatattttatttaaacttagGGCGTTCACCTAACACGAGGTGTGAGGTTTGGTTTGTGATAAGGGCTCGACTTGGGCAAATACGGATAAGGCAACATTGCTACAATGAATGGGTGAACAATTACGGTTTTTCCCATTTCAACAATTGGAAGCTTATCAGCATTCAACGACTTTTTTATAGCTTATTTCACCATTCCTTGGCTGCCGGAGAAATTGCGATAAAATGATTACAagtccaattttttttgttggaaacaaatttattgtctTTAAAAATCGATGAAGAcggcaataaaattaatttttgcataatttccggtaattttattatttcactcCATTCCCATCCATTTTTAACGACTTCCACTGGCACgtattgaataaaaattgcgGTTTTAAGCCGGACACCCAGGACGTTAGTCACCGACATCTCTATCAGTTTCTTCTAAATCTTGCGGTGTTCTTATTCCGTTCCGACGTCAGTGATAAAGTTCGTTTGTCTCTCAGCAAGTGCATAAAGCAACATTTACGACAtcccaattaaaaattaaatgagcCAAGAGTAATTGACCTCAGCGCGTTTAAAGACaatctttaattagaaaaaagcaGTTTCTGTAATTGCTCTGTTAGTCATGAAGAATGTGTCACACACATGTACAACAATTAATCATTTGGGGCTTTCACCTGTATGTTAAAATCACCTTGGCAACGATTGATCAAACTTGAAAGATGTCGCAAACTGACGAAGGTCTCGAAGATCTTCCTGAAGATGAGGAGGAATACGAGGAAGAAGAGGAGGAAGAGGAGGACCATTGGAGCATTTACGATGCTAGTACGTTTATTTCCGGACCGTATCAAAGCGAGAAATGTACAATCAACGAGGGTGTTTTAAAATTCGagtaaagttatttatttattttccccAATTAACTCACCTTGTAGTTTTTCGTTTGGTTACAACTGTCGCAAATACTTTAATCTCACTGCACCCGACCCCGACACTCTGATTTTCGCCTCGggaaatttcatcaattttttcgACGTACTCACGAAAACCATTTCCTTCCGGCGGAGCGCCTTAGGAGGGGGAATCGCACATATTAAGGTAGAGTACGGCTAGCTTTTTAATATTCATTCAAGTGGGCCTTTTAAGGCGAATCCCAACCCGGAATTTAACCACGTTGCGATAGCAGAGAACGGCAAAATCCCCTTGATTATCATCTACGAGTGGCCTTCGATGGAGATCAACTGTGTGCTAAAAGGGGGCTCCTCAAGGCTTTACTCCCATTTAGATTTCAGTCCCGACGGACTATTACTGGTCTCCCAAGGCGGAGAACCCGACTATTTGATAACAATCTGGAACTGGCCGAAACGTAGGATCCTACTGAGGACCAAATCCTACGTCAACGACGTCCATAGGGTGAAATTCTCGCCCTACTGTCCCGGCCAACTGACTAGTTGTGGCATCTCCCACATTAAATTCTGGAAAATGGCCCGGACTTTCACCGGACTTAAACTCAAAGGTGAATTGGGGCGGTTTGGCAAGACTGAATTTTCGGACATTTTGGGGGTACTACCAATGCCGGACGAAAAAGTCGTGTCTGGTTGTTCCTGGGGCAATATTTTGGTCTGGGACGCTGGATTAATTAAATTGGAGGTGTTTCGCACCTTAAGGAGGAAGTGTCACGATGGTCCCATCGTCCAAATTTCGTACAATGAGGGCGAATTGATGACTGTGGGAATGGATGGGCATGTCAAAGTCTGGTGGTACGAAAAAATCGACCAAGCCGACCCTCCAGACGATGACAGAGTCATTCAAATTGAACCGACTTATGATTTTCACACCGAGGGGCTTATGTTGATGTGTATGCGAAAAAGGTACCCCGACCCCAAAGACACGAGTTATTTTGGTCAAGACGGCAATGGGGGTTTATGGATTATAGACCTGAATACTGAAGAAACACCGAAAGAATCGGTCCAGTTGTACAAATGTCACGCTGGTAAAGTCGTGGCAATTGCCACAAGTCCCAATGGGCCTTATTTGGCCAGTTTGGGCGAAGATGGGCGCATTTATGTCTACGCTTATTTGGAGAAAAGGCTCATTTTTAACTATCAGTACCCGGCGAAAGGTACTTGCATGATCTGGGTTCCACCAAAGGTAGTACCATTTAGGGACCATCACGAAGTGACAAAATCTACCGTAGCTTGCCATCTACGGTGACGAACTATTGATGGGTTTCGACGATGGTACCTTGAGATTGTCAATTTTGACAATAAATGAAGATAAAAAGGAAGTCAGGGTCATACAAACGACCAAACCGCACGACAAACCCATCACCCAGATTAGCATCAACCCGTCGAATAGTGTTCTAGTGAGCGGTGGCGAAGACTCGACTATATTTTTCTTCCAGATCAAATTTACCATTCATGTCGAGTTGGTACCCATTGGGTACATTCGGGTACCAAACCCTGTGACATGTTTGACCTGGCATTGTGTCAATGTGAGTGATTTTTCCAAATCTGGCGATTTTATTATGTAACTTTAGCCCTACGTAATTCTCGTTGGCTGTCTCCGAGGCGAAATGGTGCAAGTTGAGGTACCGAAAGAACCACAACCGTACACCACTGTCTCGTATTTGCTCGATTTGGAGCCGAAAACGAACAAATTCAAGACGTACAAAGCGCAGATTCGGCGAGATCTCAAACTGAAGGAGATCGAGGAACGTAAGGCGGAGAAAGTCGCCAAGAAAAGGGTGGAAATGGAGAAATTGAAAGCGGAAAATCCGGGTTTAGACATCGACGAGGAAGTTTTTCTCGGTGTGTGAATTTTCACGAATAAAATTCAcgatttattgtgaattttagcCGATTCGGAGACCGAAGAAGAACTGGAACCTTTGTACATTCCCGAGATTCCGAATCGGGTTATTTGGATGCAAAGCACCCAAGACGATGTCCTTTGGTTGTCGATGGGTGGCTACGACGCTGGTTATATTTACGAGTATAAAATTGAGCAAAAATCAGATGTgccctatttttttaaaatggtggACGAAGCTGACGATACTGAGATTAGTAGTTTTGTTTACAAGTGATAATTGGCCTTGTTTTTTGTTCCTGTTTTGACTGaagtttatttgcagttacaatcgtaaatatttaattttcgcCATGGAAAATGGGGAAATTCGGGTGAATAAAATCAAAGATGGGGATTATCATGACCTTTCCGATTATTGGTCCTTGGCCATGCATGATAATCAGAACGGTTTCGTCCCGAATATGTGTTTCAGTTACgacgaaaaattttttttcacgtgCGGACACGATGGGAATGTTTTTTCCTACACTTTTCAACCGGATGATGATGATTATATTCCACCAGAGGATTATCCGATTGTTGAGGAACGAACCTCGTTTCCGAATAGTGTACCAGACGAAGCAAATTACGATAAATTAAGCCTGGAACAGGCCAGTTTGAAGAAAGAACAAGACCGAATTGATAGACTTGCGGCCAAACACCGGGAAATCTATCGGGAAAAATTGCGTAAACTTCGTGagagatttttcaaacttttgaaaCGCAACAAAAAGCTTCTCCCAAGTCAGATGATTCCAGTTGAAGATTTAGAAGTTGATAAGCGTGTAACCGATTATCTCGATTACAAATTGGAGGAAGAACAGGCTTTAGTTAAGCGGAAGTTGGCGTTCGATGTACAAAAATCCGAACTGCGGATGAACAAACTACGGAATTATTTCATCgataatttgtgttttattccGTTGATTGTGAGCGGCCTCCGGAGCGAAAGACTGGTCCGAATGTTACGTCAGAGAAAAGTTTCGCCACTCAATGACCAAATGTTACAAATTGTTGATGAAAAAATCCTCGAAGAGGAGGTCAAAGGCAGGTGAATATCAACACAAAACACTCACGTGTTACATTTCTTTTCCTACTTGCTTACACCACAGATAGGACAGTTAGGGAAATAGATAAGTGAGTAGTTTTCCACGTTTGAAATTCgtgtttttacaaatttgtacaaaacttTACGTTGTTTAGACCCCCCGAACGTGCACCCCCTGCTCCCAAAACCATCCAACCGAAAAAAGTCAAAGAACAAGGTCTTGAATATTTCCTCGTCAATCTCGATCCAAAAATATTGGAAAgtcaaaaacataataaacTCACACGTCTTCTAAACAAGTACAGAGACAGGAAACTCAAATGGGAACGACGCGAAGAAGAGGTAATTAACTGAGAGTTTGTCTTGCCTTACAAGGCAGGGAAAAGACACGTCTTAACTTACAATcaccaatttatttctttacatAAACATATCGTCATAACCGGGCGGTGGGAACTCGTCATTATCGGGCCGATTATTCGGCCGTCTGGGAAACCTATCGACGTCAGGTGGTCGAAACGGGTCAAATCTTGCCCCTGGGGGTACAGCACCTGGGGGCATTCCCAGCCCTGGTCCTTGTGGATATCTCCCACCTCTGGGCGGCTCAAAAAGCATGCCACCACCGCCCATAGGTGCCGGAAAAGCCAAAGGATTCCGTCCGAAAGGATTCAAATCGTATTCGCCCACTCCCACAGGCCCCGCACGTGGCATAGGGTCCACAAATAGCGGCGAAACTTGTGGCGGAGAAGTCGGAGGCGGGTTGGAAACAGCCGGTGTTTGGCTCGAATTGTCTTTGGTGTTTTTCGAAACAACGATTTTATCAATCAGTTCGGTTTTAATCTGTTGGAGGATGTCCGAGTGTTTGGGGAGGATCTGAGATAGGGTTCCTGTGCGACTTGCCACCAGGGCCGTATTGAGTTGGATGAGAGAGGTGGTGCGTTCGTCGACACGGATCAAGTTAAGCAT
The sequence above is a segment of the Tribolium castaneum strain GA2 chromosome 9, icTriCast1.1, whole genome shotgun sequence genome. Coding sequences within it:
- the LOC103312551 gene encoding proteasome inhibitor PI31 subunit, which codes for MSSPLFGWDLLLKSVESEIKTNEDILLCFTHLVLISNDFKCIGLGESKILDGSETKTEALPPGWTESYSIRYVHQGRLYLLKATKVDEGLMLNLIRVDERTTSLIQLNTALVASRTGTLSQILPKHSDILQQIKTELIDKIVVSKNTKDNSSQTPAVSNPPPTSPPQVSPLFVDPMPRAGPVGVGEYDLNPFGRNPLAFPAPMGGGGMLFEPPRGGRYPQGPGLGMPPGAVPPGARFDPFRPPDVDRFPRRPNNRPDNDEFPPPGYDDMFM
- the LOC663146 gene encoding cilia- and flagella-associated protein 44 isoform X2, coding for MSQTDEGLEDLPEDEEEYEEEEEEEEDHWSIYDASTFISGPYQSEKCTINEGVLKFDFSFGYNCRKYFNLTAPDPDTLIFASGNFINFFDVLTKTISFRRSALGGGIAHIKANPNPEFNHVAIAENGKIPLIIIYEWPSMEINCVLKGGSSRLYSHLDFSPDGLLLVSQGGEPDYLITIWNWPKRRILLRTKSYVNDVHRVKFSPYCPGQLTSCGISHIKFWKMARTFTGLKLKGELGRFGKTEFSDILGVLPMPDEKVVSGCSWGNILVWDAGLIKLEVFRTLRRKCHDGPIVQISYNEGELMTVGMDGHVKVWWYEKIDQADPPDDDRVIQIEPTYDFHTEGLMLMCMRKRYPDPKDTSYFGQDGNGGLWIIDLNTEETPKESVQLYKCHAGKVVAIATSPNGPYLASLGEDGRIYVYAYLEKRLIFNYQYPAKGTCMIWVPPKLAIYGDELLMGFDDGTLRLSILTINEDKKEVRVIQTTKPHDKPITQISINPSNSVLVSGGEDSTIFFFQIKFTIHVELVPIGYIRVPNPVTCLTWHCVNPYVILVGCLRGEMVQVEVPKEPQPYTTVSYLLDLEPKTNKFKTYKAQIRRDLKLKEIEERKAEKVAKKRVEMEKLKAENPGLDIDEEVFLADSETEEELEPLYIPEIPNRVIWMQSTQDDVLWLSMGGYDAGYIYEYKIEQKSDVPYFFKMVDEADDTEISSFVYNYNRKYLIFAMENGEIRVNKIKDGDYHDLSDYWSLAMHDNQNGFVPNMCFSYDEKFFFTCGHDGNVFSYTFQPDDDDYIPPEDYPIVEERTSFPNSVPDEANYDKLSLEQASLKKEQDRIDRLAAKHREIYREKLRKLRERFFKLLKRNKKLLPSQMIPVEDLEVDKRVTDYLDYKLEEEQALVKRKLAFDVQKSELRMNKLRNYFIDNLCFIPLIVSGLRSERLVRMLRQRKVSPLNDQMLQIVDEKILEEEVKGRPPERAPPAPKTIQPKKVKEQGLEYFLVNLDPKILESQKHNKLTRLLNKYRDRKLKWERREEEWEEFLARKPLPGVNHPDDDVALKDAKVTIGNYKLKSDITYKASKNQRETTVKKYKELLLSRVKQSNTRHNFNEKVWALREEKIAIRDELQVLNEKLDEIHKEIPDDCRKEAPIVREPEDCEFPERHFEITVTMVMEEEEYDEGSRKEPVIVTESKDFDAIEKHVLPKNTKKFDAKECDVALLDFESLCSFSKNEKKDTLWEHDIRTRRLQRKLFEQDVIIDEMNRKITDFDDKVEKLNTERFQAEVDAKIIDIFMVTVHQELLILKEFEALEYTLQSKVNQKMSEVLDMRDIIDEISSKIVEHNSDIEKAQEKIKSITVSFTNAVQDNKFFDFLRKVFRKKYKPPKVHKDDESSSESSSSSTSSTESDDDGKSIDSRDFGIIKQDLNVCPKGCDPSVYEYTINSRSERHQVELLIKEVLKMIEVLKKDLEIHNKKVKVIEKDLQTCQDELEKYQRQKQDKLNEVRTTVILRLDQMKHLAEEYKTSGIMDTLIFSKERLSYLYKRVEELQIETEHQVSRHRLNVKHYTRMQTDCRYMATRIKYLQEVITDKMKMKFGKVIDINEIEVAMLKRTFGRDDLHDLEEVLLKKIVHDLRLSMMDIKGLYIDQLHFWKEKISQTQKELTYVLRHNTSQQELLTYLVNEKVELAQSLMSQEKKKLHIASVGDITRRYSEEIEKLQAIISEQNQQIQELKDEIKLLRTKGMVLKPKEVKKEEPEEEPVAWEHIKDWGEEIEEEEEESLRKPFSTEIVIPTTLQEKSQEVATELIQEMLEALDVKLTKRSNENFVKEILGSVMRGLSMTELVEELVRNLPIEPDDVQRGIIETTAEQLYVVQEPDAEAEDKFFSCREILEDIVDEILLVKGEPHSVMARLITKLVEQLPIDFLKEQSSLEYIVKRMVTSELETKLNRSDVMSLLRSKEAREILDEIIQTVFDSGLDLLYLIKDE
- the LOC663146 gene encoding cilia- and flagella-associated protein 44 isoform X1 — encoded protein: MSQTDEGLEDLPEDEEEYEEEEEEEEDHWSIYDASTFISGPYQSEKCTINEGVLKFDFSFGYNCRKYFNLTAPDPDTLIFASGNFINFFDVLTKTISFRRSALGGGIAHIKANPNPEFNHVAIAENGKIPLIIIYEWPSMEINCVLKGGSSRLYSHLDFSPDGLLLVSQGGEPDYLITIWNWPKRRILLRTKSYVNDVHRVKFSPYCPGQLTSCGISHIKFWKMARTFTGLKLKGELGRFGKTEFSDILGVLPMPDEKVVSGCSWGNILVWDAGLIKLEVFRTLRRKCHDGPIVQISYNEGELMTVGMDGHVKVWWYEKIDQADPPDDDRVIQIEPTYDFHTEGLMLMCMRKRYPDPKDTSYFGQDGNGGLWIIDLNTEETPKESVQLYKCHAGKVVAIATSPNGPYLASLGEDGRIYVYAYLEKRLIFNYQYPAKGTCMIWVPPKLAIYGDELLMGFDDGTLRLSILTINEDKKEVRVIQTTKPHDKPITQISINPSNSVLVSGGEDSTIFFFQIKFTIHVELVPIGYIRVPNPVTCLTWHCVNPYVILVGCLRGEMVQVEVPKEPQPYTTVSYLLDLEPKTNKFKTYKAQIRRDLKLKEIEERKAEKVAKKRVEMEKLKAENPGLDIDEEVFLADSETEEELEPLYIPEIPNRVIWMQSTQDDVLWLSMGGYDAGYIYEYKIEQKSDVPYFFKMVDEADDTEISSFVYNYNRKYLIFAMENGEIRVNKIKDGDYHDLSDYWSLAMHDNQNGFVPNMCFSYDEKFFFTCGHDGNVFSYTFQPDDDDYIPPEDYPIVEERTSFPNSVPDEANYDKLSLEQASLKKEQDRIDRLAAKHREIYREKLRKLRERFFKLLKRNKKLLPSQMIPVEDLEVDKRVTDYLDYKLEEEQALVKRKLAFDVQKSELRMNKLRNYFIDNLCFIPLIVSGLRSERLVRMLRQRKVSPLNDQMLQIVDEKILEEEVKGRTVREIDKPPERAPPAPKTIQPKKVKEQGLEYFLVNLDPKILESQKHNKLTRLLNKYRDRKLKWERREEEWEEFLARKPLPGVNHPDDDVALKDAKVTIGNYKLKSDITYKASKNQRETTVKKYKELLLSRVKQSNTRHNFNEKVWALREEKIAIRDELQVLNEKLDEIHKEIPDDCRKEAPIVREPEDCEFPERHFEITVTMVMEEEEYDEGSRKEPVIVTESKDFDAIEKHVLPKNTKKFDAKECDVALLDFESLCSFSKNEKKDTLWEHDIRTRRLQRKLFEQDVIIDEMNRKITDFDDKVEKLNTERFQAEVDAKIIDIFMVTVHQELLILKEFEALEYTLQSKVNQKMSEVLDMRDIIDEISSKIVEHNSDIEKAQEKIKSITVSFTNAVQDNKFFDFLRKVFRKKYKPPKVHKDDESSSESSSSSTSSTESDDDGKSIDSRDFGIIKQDLNVCPKGCDPSVYEYTINSRSERHQVELLIKEVLKMIEVLKKDLEIHNKKVKVIEKDLQTCQDELEKYQRQKQDKLNEVRTTVILRLDQMKHLAEEYKTSGIMDTLIFSKERLSYLYKRVEELQIETEHQVSRHRLNVKHYTRMQTDCRYMATRIKYLQEVITDKMKMKFGKVIDINEIEVAMLKRTFGRDDLHDLEEVLLKKIVHDLRLSMMDIKGLYIDQLHFWKEKISQTQKELTYVLRHNTSQQELLTYLVNEKVELAQSLMSQEKKKLHIASVGDITRRYSEEIEKLQAIISEQNQQIQELKDEIKLLRTKGMVLKPKEVKKEEPEEEPVAWEHIKDWGEEIEEEEEESLRKPFSTEIVIPTTLQEKSQEVATELIQEMLEALDVKLTKRSNENFVKEILGSVMRGLSMTELVEELVRNLPIEPDDVQRGIIETTAEQLYVVQEPDAEAEDKFFSCREILEDIVDEILLVKGEPHSVMARLITKLVEQLPIDFLKEQSSLEYIVKRMVTSELETKLNRSDVMSLLRSKEAREILDEIIQTVFDSGLDLLYLIKDE